The Cylindrospermopsis curvispora GIHE-G1 genome contains a region encoding:
- a CDS encoding OmpA/MotB family protein, producing the protein MQIKSNMEQAEIFVFIASFFLIALGFTESNKPQQEAKPHDKPPIIELYETSEYKFDSGRAELKPDFKKYIRRELRPEILRITKEYPIDVIEVIGHTDGQPISGINSPTENNYSNLDYSLEKVNLGKLPVAQLRPGSNTDLGIMRALAVVQELKKSGGEIAKLKFRTYSAGQLLLENGLPADIDKRGNSKRRRIEIRFTKLGKTEKVQ; encoded by the coding sequence GTGCAAATCAAAAGTAATATGGAACAAGCGGAGATTTTTGTCTTCATTGCTTCCTTTTTCTTGATCGCTCTTGGATTTACAGAATCTAACAAACCACAGCAGGAAGCTAAACCTCATGATAAACCACCAATCATTGAACTTTATGAAACTTCCGAGTATAAATTTGATTCCGGTCGTGCTGAATTAAAGCCAGATTTCAAGAAGTATATTCGCAGGGAACTGAGACCAGAAATTTTGAGAATCACGAAAGAATATCCCATTGATGTAATTGAAGTAATTGGTCATACTGATGGACAACCAATTAGTGGTATTAACTCACCAACAGAAAATAACTACAGCAATTTAGATTATAGTTTGGAAAAAGTTAATCTTGGCAAATTACCTGTTGCTCAATTACGTCCCGGTTCTAATACTGACTTAGGAATTATGAGAGCTTTGGCTGTTGTTCAAGAACTGAAAAAATCCGGAGGAGAAATTGCTAAACTCAAGTTTAGAACCTACTCTGCAGGACAATTATTATTAGAAAATGGGTTGCCAGCTGACATAGATAAAAGGGGTAATTCCAAAAGAAGAAGAATTGAAATCCGTTTCACAAAGTTGGGTAAAACTGAAAAAGTTCAGTAA
- a CDS encoding vWA domain-containing protein, which translates to MSQDPFKSSLDHIKTRDKQSLTREPRTYDQLIAKYAKPIRIMGLVDATGSMKPVWDKTLESIQELIRRILEAGRMELSWVAYRDYCDHHRIIEQSDWSSSVEYFKTFMDKISCNGGGDFPEAVEKALEVAIEEFDVSRVILIGDAPPHEDKDYRGQAIELGKLNRPVFSFVVGNHPDTQRTFGEISQLSSGVCFNLENHEDIVDLIAVTVIDQIGGQKSLGKYLNSYGSSLSPSVKKFIQQLPPSKN; encoded by the coding sequence ATGTCTCAAGATCCTTTTAAAAGTTCTCTGGATCACATCAAGACTAGAGATAAACAGTCACTTACACGGGAACCGAGAACCTATGACCAGCTAATTGCAAAATATGCCAAACCCATACGGATTATGGGTTTGGTAGATGCAACAGGTTCCATGAAACCCGTGTGGGATAAAACCCTGGAGAGTATTCAAGAATTAATCCGTCGAATCTTAGAAGCGGGAAGGATGGAGCTATCTTGGGTTGCTTATCGAGATTACTGTGATCATCACAGAATTATTGAGCAGAGTGATTGGAGTAGCTCAGTGGAATACTTCAAAACCTTCATGGACAAAATTAGTTGTAATGGTGGTGGAGATTTCCCAGAAGCAGTGGAAAAAGCATTAGAAGTTGCTATTGAAGAATTTGATGTTTCTAGAGTTATTCTTATTGGGGATGCACCTCCTCATGAGGATAAAGATTATCGAGGTCAAGCAATTGAACTAGGAAAACTAAATAGACCCGTGTTCAGCTTTGTAGTTGGCAATCATCCCGATACACAAAGAACCTTTGGGGAGATTTCCCAGCTTTCTAGTGGGGTTTGTTTTAATCTAGAAAACCACGAAGATATTGTGGACTTAATTGCAGTTACCGTGATAGATCAAATTGGGGGACAAAAATCCTTAGGTAAGTACCTAAATTCCTATGGATCCAGTTTATCTCCCAGCGTGAAAAAATTTATTCAGCAGCTTCCTCCTAGCAAAAATTAG